CTGCACGATTACGTGGTCCGCAACCAGGGTTGTCTCGACCAGGTGCCGCGCCCGCTCCCTTCCAGGCCCTATTTCGGGGTTTGCGAAGCGCAGATCGTCGACCAGGATACCCGCACGACCGACGATGGCACGCTGCAGATCACCAGCGCGCCGATCACCGTGTGCCGCTCGGTCCTGCGGCGCGGACTGTTGTACCAGAAGGCCGTGCTGGATCATGCCGACTCGATCCCCTTCACGCAGAATGCCCTGTCCGCCCCGGGCGTGCTCGAGCGCTTCCTTGCGCGCGAAGATTATCGCAACGCCACGCGCGGCGGGCCGAAGTCGACATTCTTCTTCGCCGTCGCCTGCATGGTCCGCGTCCGTCCCGACTACGCGCTGCGACTGCTGGAATCGGAACGCGGTTCCGCGCTGGAGGACGAGATGCGCGCCCGCCTGATCGGAAACGGCCAAGCCTGCGTCGGCGGGGTGGAAGACGTGCAGGTCGACAGCGACCAGTTCCGCGCCTTTGCCGCCGAAGCGGTATATGGCTGGATGACTGCCGTCTCAGGAAAGGCAACTTTAATAGAAGGTTGATGATGAAGGTCGCAAGAATTCCGCTTTGGCCGCTGGCTACTGCCATGGCCATGGTTTGCACCCCTGCCATGGCACAGGATCGTGAGGACCGGGACGATACGGCGGACATCGTCGTTACCGGGGAGGAGGCGCCGGTCGAGGCGCTCCCCATCCAGACCGAAGAAAGCGCGACTGTCAGCATCGGGACGCGCCAGGTCGGCTCCGAAGCCGGCCGTTTCGCGCGCTGCGTCCCGCCGCAGCCGCCGCAGCGCCTGCGCGCGATCCTGGACGAACGGCCGAATGGTCCCATCTCGGAGGGGGCGTTGCACGATTACGTCGTCCGCAACCGCGGCTGCTACGGCACGATGAGTTACCAGCCGCGCGCCTATTACGGCCAGTGCAACTCCCAGATCGTGAGCGAGGCTCCGCCGGTTTTCGCGTGCCGCACGCTGTTCGATCGCGGCTTGCTGTTCGAACAGGCGGCCATGAAGCAGGCCCGGTCGATCGACTTCAGCAAGGAAGCGATGGCGGCGCCGGGCGTGACGCAGCGCTTCCTTGCGCGCGAGGACGAGCGCAATGCCTCACGGGCGCAGGCCCAGAAGACGTTCTTCTTTGCGGTGTCCTGCATGATCCGGATCAATCCCGAATACGCCCTGCTGTTGCTGGAGGCGGAACCCAATTCCGACGCGGAAACGGAAATGCGCGCGCGGCTGATCGGCAACGGGTCCGCCTGCCTCGGCGGGATTACCGACGTTCAGGTAGATTCAAACCAGTTCCGCGTCTTCACGGCGGAGGCCGTCTACGGCTGGATGGCGGCGATTGCCGGCAAGCAGACGCTGGTCGAAGACAGCTAGGCGATCCTGCCTGCCTATTGCTTGTCGTGGAACGGGTTCTTGGGGCTGCGCAGCATGAGCCGCACTGGCACCGATCCGAAGCCGAGCTTCTTGCGGATCCCGTTAACGAGGTACCGTTCGTAGCTTTTCGGCAGGTCTTCCAGCTTGTTGCCGAAAATGACGAAGCGCGGTGGGCGGCTGGCGACCTGCGTGATGTAGCGCAGCTTGATCCGTTTGCCGTTGGGCGCGGGCGGCGGATTGGCCTCCAGCGCATCGTCGAACCAGCGGTTGAGCGCGGAGGTCGAAACGCGGCGGCTCCATGCCTCGCGCAAATCGAACGCTGCGCCCAGTAACGCATCGAGGCCCTTGCCGGTCATCGCGCTGACGGCGAGCAGGGGCACGCCGCGCACCTGCGCCAGCCCGTCGTCCAGCGCCTCGCGAACGCCGTTGAACAGTGCGCTCGGCTCTTCGGCCACGTCCCACTTGTTGATCGCGATGATGAGCGCGCGGCCTTCTTCCAGTGCGGCGTCGGCGATCTTCAGGTCCTGCTGCTCCAGCCCGCGGGTCGCATCGAGCAGAAGCACGACGACTTCCGCGAAATCGACCGCGCGGCGCGCATCGGCGACGGACAGCTTTTCCAGTTTGTCGGTCACCTTGGCTTTCTTGCGCATGCCGGCAGTGTCGATCAGGCGGATTTCACGCGTTTCGCCCGACTTCGGGTCGCGCCATTCGGTGTCGATGGCGATCGAATCGCGAGTGATGCCCGCTTCCGGCCCCGTCAGTAGCCGGTCGTCGTCGAGCATCTTGTTGATGAGGGTGGATTTGCCCGCATTCGGACGACCCACGATGGCAAGTTTCAGCGGCCCGGTGGGCACGGCGAAGGGATCGTCGTCCTCCTCGGCCTCGGCCTCGCGCCGGGCCTGCTTGTCGCGCAGCAAGGGTTCCAGCGCGTCGAACAAGTCGGCCACGCCTTCGCCATGCTCGGCCGACAGGGGCACCGGGTCGCCCAGCCCCAGCTCGAAGCTTTCGTAGATGCCGCCGTCGCCCGCCTTGCCCTCGGCCTTGTTGGCGACGAGGATTACGGGGACCTCCTGCGTGCGCAGCCAGGCGGCGATTTCCTTGTCGAGCGGGGTCAGGCCGGCGCGCGCGTCGATCACGAACAGGGCGACATCCGCACCCTTGGTGGAAACCTCGGTCTGCGCCCGCATACGGCCGGGCAGGCTGTGCGGGTCCTCGTCTTCCCAGCCTGCGGTGTCCACCAGCGTGAAATCGAGGCCGAGCAGCGTGGCATCGCCGAAGCGACGGTCGCGGGTCACGCCCGGCTGGTCGTCCACCAGCGCCAGCTTCTTTCCGACGAGGCGGTTGAAAAGCGTGGACTTGCCCACGTTCGGGCGTCCGATGATGATGACCTGCGGCAACATGATGCGCGCCACTTGGGACGGGCGCTACACAAACGCAAGCGCGCAAGGGTTTTCGCCTGCCATCGGCCGGTGTCCCGGAAAGGGTGAAATCGCGTTAACCTTAACACGGAAGCCGGTGTTAACCGTGAAGCGGCATCAGGCGGGCCATGGTTTTCCGCTCGCTCATGCCGCTGGCCGCATTCGCCGCCACTGTCGCCGCCGCAGCCCCGCTGGCTGCACCCATTCAGGCTTCTGCGCAGGAACTCGCGCCCTACTTGCAATGCGTACCCTATGCGCGCGAGGTCTCCGGCATTGCGATCTACGGCGATGCATACACGTGGTGGGGGCAGGCAGAGGGCCGTTACGAGCGCGGACGCACCCCGCGGGTGGGAGCGGTGATGCATTTCCCGCAGACGAGCCGCATGCGGCTGGGCCATGTCGCTGCCGTCAGCAGGGTACTCGGCCCGCGCCGGGTGCTGCTGCACCATGCGAACTGGTCGCCCATCGACGGCCGCCGCGGGCAGATCGAGCGCGACGTGCTGGCGATGGACGTATCGCCGAATAACGACTGGAGCGAAGTGCGCGTATGGTACGCACCGCTGGGCGACCTCGGCACGACCGAATGGCGCATTTCCGGCTTCATCTATCCAGACGCGGCGGTTAGCCAGCGGCGCACCGTGATCGCGCGCACCGTGATCGCGCGCACCGAGACACCGGCCCCGCGCCGCGTGACGCCGCAACGCACACAATCGTCGGCGGCCTTCACCAGCGCATTTGCCAATCTCGACGCACCGGTCCGGGCTGCCCCACGCCCTGAGGTCCGTCCGTCAGCGCGCCGGGCGCCGCGCCGCTTGGAAAGCCGGCCGGCTCCGCGCTCAGATTCGCGCCCTGCGACTGCCCGCCGGCAAGCGAGCGATCCGATCGCCGCGGCGATCGCGCGCTACGAGGACTGAGATTCAGTCCTTCTTCGCGACCGGGGCGTCGTCGCCCAGGTCTTCGTACCAAGCTTCGACCGGCCCCGTGAGCTTGATGGTCAGCGGGTTGCCCTTGCGGTCCATCGTCTTGCCGGCCTGGACGCGCACCCAGCCTTCGGAAATGCAATATTCTTCGATGTTGTTGCGCATCGTGCCCTTGAAACGAATACCGACGCCGCGCTGCAGCTTTTCCGCATCGAAGTATTCGCTGCGCGGATTGATCGCCAGGCGATCGGGCGGAACGTCGGGGCCGCTTGCCTTTTCGGTGGCGGGCGCGCTGTCGGGGGCTTTGTCTTCGCTCATGCGATGCGCCCATAAGCCGCTGTCGCCCCGCCCGCAAGCGCGCCGGGCACCGGCATTCAGTCCGGCGGCAGCTGGGTGAGCGGGACGGCGGCGTCGTGAGTCTGCTCGCCCGCACCGTCGAGCCGGTCGGGCGAGATTTCATCCGGGGTGTGGCCGGGCTTGATCGTATCGTCGCCCGGGGTCGAGACTTCGTCGGGCGTGGGGGAGGCAATGCCGTCGCCGCGATCCGGCACGGGCGTTTCGGCCGGGACATCTCCCGGACTGTCGCTGTCTCCCTCGTCTTCGGCCAGTTCGCGCGATGATACCGGATCCGCGTCCGTATCGATTACGGGTGGTGTGGCGGGCGGCAAATTTGCTTGGTCGTAATCGCGCTCTGAATAGCGTTCGTTTTGCTTGGGGTTGGTCATGGTGCAATCCTTTCGCCCCATGAAACCGATGGCCTGCCGTCCTTGTTCCGGCATTCGCTTGCCCTTTGCGCCCCATGTGACTAAGGGCCACGCCCTGACAGGCAGGCGTCCCACCAACAGGATCCGGCCGCGGGCTTCGTCATGCGGGCGTGGCGGAATTGGTAGACGCGCTGGTTTTAGGTACCAGTATCGCAAGATGTGGGGGTTCGAGTCCCTTCGCCCGCACCACGTCCGCCGCCGCTATTCCCGCGGGATTGGCGAAGCCTGACGACATGAATTCGAACGACGGAAAGTAACAGAGCATGCAGATCGCCGAGACCACCAACGAGGGCCTCAAACGCGCTTACACGCTGACCATTACCGCCAAGGAAATCGCCGAGCGGATCGAGACCGAGGTCAAGAAGATCGCGCCGCAGGTCCGGATGCCCGGCTTCCGCCCCGGCAAGGTCCCGGCCAACCTGGTCAAGAAGATGCACGGCGATGCGCTGCATGCCGATGCGCTGAACGCCTCGGTCCGCGAATCGGTCGACGAACTGATGCGCGAAAAGGAACTGCGCCCCGCGCTGCAGCCCAAGGTCGAACTGGGCAGCGACTATGCCGAAGGGAAGGACGCGAAGGTCGATGTCGAGCTGGAAGTGCTTCCCGAAGTGGAAGCACCGAGCATCGACGGGCTCAAGCTCGAAAAGCTGGTTGTCCCGGTGGACGACGAGCGGCTGGACGAGGCGCTGAAGGGCCTCGCCGAGAACCAGAAGAGCTACAAGGACGCGCCCAAGAGCAAGAAGGCCGCCGACGGCGACCAGCTGATCATCGACTTCGTCGGCCGCGTGGACGGCGAGGAATTCGAAGGCGGCAAGGCCGAAGGCAGCCCGCTGGTCATCGGTTCGGGCCAGTTCATTCCCGGCTTCGAAGAGCAGCTCAAGGGCGCCAAGACCGGTGACGAGAAGACCATCACGGTCACCTTCCCCGAAGATTACCCGGCCGAGCACCTTGCCGGCAAGGAAGCCGAATTCGACGTTACCGTGCAGCAGGTGAAGGTCGAAGGCGAAGCCAAGATCGACGACGATTTCGCCAAGCAGTTCGGCCTGGAAGGGCTGGACAAGCTTAAGGAACTGATGCGCGGCCAGATGGAGCAGGAGCTTTCCGGCCTCACCCGAACGCAGATGAAGCGCCAGCTGCTCGATGCGCTGGCCGCCGATCACGATTTCGACGTGCCGCCGAGTATGGTCGACGCCGAATTCGACCAGATCTGGGCCCAGCTCCAGCAGGAAGCCGCACGCGAGGAAGACCCCGCAGCGGCGCTGAAGGAAATCGAGGCCGAGAAGGACGACTATCGCAAGATCGCCGAACGCCGCGTGCGCCTCGGCCTACTGCTGTCCGAAATCGGCCAGGCCAACGGCATCGAGGTCACGGCGCAGGAAATGGACATGCTGATGCGCCAGCAGATCCAGCGCGTGCCGGAAGACCAGCGCGAACAGTTCATCGACTACATGCGCAACGAGCCGATGGCCCAGGCCCAGCTCCGCGCGCCGCTCTATGAGGAAAAGGTCGTCGATTTCCTGTTCGACAAGGCCGAAGTCACCGAGCGCGAAGTGACCCGCGAGGAACTGGAAGCCGCGATCGAGGCGGAAGAAGCCCCGGCGGACAAGAAGCCCGCTGCCAAGAAGAAGGCGCCCGCAAAGAGGGCCGCGGCCAAGAAGTCCGACGACAAGAAGGCGGATGACAAGAAGCCTGCTGCAAAGAAGGCCCCGGCCAAGAAGGCGGACGACAAGAAGCCTGCTGCGAAGAAGGCGCCGGCCAAGAAGGCGGACGACAAGAAGCCTGCTGCGAAGAAGGCGCCGGCCAAGAAAGCGGACGACAAGAAGCCCGCAGCAAAGAAGGCCCCGGCCAAGAAGCCGGTTGCCAAGAAGGCTCCCGCCAAGAAGAAATAAGCGTTTAGCGCGCTGAGATCGAAAGCCCCGCCCGGACCTGCCGGAGCGGGGCTTTTCCTTGCGCGGTCAACTTTTCGAGCCAATTCCCTCGACCTGGATCGCCACGGTGTCGGAGGGTTTTGCGTACCAGTCGTCCACATGGCTCTCCTGGCCGACGTGGATGTGATTGCTGCCGTCTTCCACGAATTTCATCAGCCGGGCCGCAGTCATCCCGTGGATCACGATCGAGGCAAGGATCGTGAAGCTGGCAACCGCCCATGCCTCGTCGAGATCGCCGAAGTCGCCGTGGTTCTGGCCGTAGGCGAGGTAGTAGATTGACCCCATCCCGCGGATGCCGAGGAAGGCGACTGCAAGGCGGCCGGGGAACGGAAGGTCGCACAGCGATTCCGACAGCAGCCCCGCCAGCGGACGGATCACGAAGATCAACGCCAGCCCGATGGCCGCACCGGCCCAGGTCAGGTCGGCGAGCACTCCGCCGGCGAGCATCGCCCCGAATGCCAGCAGCACGCCGACCAGCACGATCTTCTCGATCTGGTCGATGAAATGGTGGCTGATCTTGTGATAGCGGCTCTTGTTCTCGCGCTGGCGGGCGGTCACCGCGCCCACGAAGACCGCGAGGAAGCCGTATCCCTCAGCCAATTCGGCGAGCCCGTAGGCAGTCAGCAGCGTGCCGAGCACGATCAGGCCCTCGGAAGTCGAATATTTCGGGGCCGCGCGCTCGCTGTCCTCGTCGATCTCCTTGATCGGCGCGTCGGCCTCCCGCTCGAAAACGTACCATGCACCCGCCCGGCCCACGAGCCAGCCGACCACGAAGCCGGCGAGGATGCGCCAGACGAAATCGATGGCGAACCATTCCAGCGTCCAGCCGCCGATCGCGGTCATGCCGACGGCGGCGATGGCCAGGTAGGTGAAGGGGAAAGCGAGCCCGTCGTTAAGCCCGGCCTCGACCGTCAGGCTGAAGCGCACGTCATGCCGCTGGTTTTCGCCCGGCGGGCCGACCTGCACGCTTCGCGCCAGCACGGGATCGGTGGGGGCAAGCGAGGCGCCCAGCAGAATGGCCGTGGCGGGCGCCAGGCCGAGTGCCCACCAGCCCAGCAGCGCCACCGCCGCGATGGTCAGCGGCATGGCGATGACCAGCAGCGGCCAGATCTGGCGCCAGTTGGTCCAGCTGACCGGCCTGTCGATGGCA
This sequence is a window from Alteriqipengyuania flavescens. Protein-coding genes within it:
- a CDS encoding CHAP domain-containing protein, translating into MVFRSLMPLAAFAATVAAAAPLAAPIQASAQELAPYLQCVPYAREVSGIAIYGDAYTWWGQAEGRYERGRTPRVGAVMHFPQTSRMRLGHVAAVSRVLGPRRVLLHHANWSPIDGRRGQIERDVLAMDVSPNNDWSEVRVWYAPLGDLGTTEWRISGFIYPDAAVSQRRTVIARTVIARTETPAPRRVTPQRTQSSAAFTSAFANLDAPVRAAPRPEVRPSARRAPRRLESRPAPRSDSRPATARRQASDPIAAAIARYED
- the der gene encoding ribosome biogenesis GTPase Der is translated as MLPQVIIIGRPNVGKSTLFNRLVGKKLALVDDQPGVTRDRRFGDATLLGLDFTLVDTAGWEDEDPHSLPGRMRAQTEVSTKGADVALFVIDARAGLTPLDKEIAAWLRTQEVPVILVANKAEGKAGDGGIYESFELGLGDPVPLSAEHGEGVADLFDALEPLLRDKQARREAEAEEDDDPFAVPTGPLKLAIVGRPNAGKSTLINKMLDDDRLLTGPEAGITRDSIAIDTEWRDPKSGETREIRLIDTAGMRKKAKVTDKLEKLSVADARRAVDFAEVVVLLLDATRGLEQQDLKIADAALEEGRALIIAINKWDVAEEPSALFNGVREALDDGLAQVRGVPLLAVSAMTGKGLDALLGAAFDLREAWSRRVSTSALNRWFDDALEANPPPAPNGKRIKLRYITQVASRPPRFVIFGNKLEDLPKSYERYLVNGIRKKLGFGSVPVRLMLRSPKNPFHDKQ
- the tig gene encoding trigger factor; its protein translation is MQIAETTNEGLKRAYTLTITAKEIAERIETEVKKIAPQVRMPGFRPGKVPANLVKKMHGDALHADALNASVRESVDELMREKELRPALQPKVELGSDYAEGKDAKVDVELEVLPEVEAPSIDGLKLEKLVVPVDDERLDEALKGLAENQKSYKDAPKSKKAADGDQLIIDFVGRVDGEEFEGGKAEGSPLVIGSGQFIPGFEEQLKGAKTGDEKTITVTFPEDYPAEHLAGKEAEFDVTVQQVKVEGEAKIDDDFAKQFGLEGLDKLKELMRGQMEQELSGLTRTQMKRQLLDALAADHDFDVPPSMVDAEFDQIWAQLQQEAAREEDPAAALKEIEAEKDDYRKIAERRVRLGLLLSEIGQANGIEVTAQEMDMLMRQQIQRVPEDQREQFIDYMRNEPMAQAQLRAPLYEEKVVDFLFDKAEVTEREVTREELEAAIEAEEAPADKKPAAKKKAPAKRAAAKKSDDKKADDKKPAAKKAPAKKADDKKPAAKKAPAKKADDKKPAAKKAPAKKADDKKPAAKKAPAKKPVAKKAPAKKK
- a CDS encoding DUF3297 family protein, producing MSEDKAPDSAPATEKASGPDVPPDRLAINPRSEYFDAEKLQRGVGIRFKGTMRNNIEEYCISEGWVRVQAGKTMDRKGNPLTIKLTGPVEAWYEDLGDDAPVAKKD
- a CDS encoding cation:proton antiporter — its product is MEPRILMFVLFGLALVLSVGLERTLARRYLSLPIVYVALGWALFSLPVGLPHINPVMDGFDAVSLEYVTEFIVIASLMGAGIAIDRPVSWTNWRQIWPLLVIAMPLTIAAVALLGWWALGLAPATAILLGASLAPTDPVLARSVQVGPPGENQRHDVRFSLTVEAGLNDGLAFPFTYLAIAAVGMTAIGGWTLEWFAIDFVWRILAGFVVGWLVGRAGAWYVFEREADAPIKEIDEDSERAAPKYSTSEGLIVLGTLLTAYGLAELAEGYGFLAVFVGAVTARQRENKSRYHKISHHFIDQIEKIVLVGVLLAFGAMLAGGVLADLTWAGAAIGLALIFVIRPLAGLLSESLCDLPFPGRLAVAFLGIRGMGSIYYLAYGQNHGDFGDLDEAWAVASFTILASIVIHGMTAARLMKFVEDGSNHIHVGQESHVDDWYAKPSDTVAIQVEGIGSKS